Proteins encoded together in one Microbacterium sp. ABRD28 window:
- a CDS encoding pyridoxamine 5'-phosphate oxidase family protein codes for MDDITEAPVWSLSEDECWSLLARGQVGRLAVSIQGEPDIFPINYVTDGPHVLFRTAPGSKLAELSANPRIAFEVDEYDDDGAASVVFKGTATRLELQSEIDAAEALPLTPWIPTLKYRWVRLSPTSITGRRFQRGPEPDRYDAAANDQWT; via the coding sequence ATGGATGACATCACCGAAGCCCCCGTGTGGAGTCTCAGCGAGGACGAATGCTGGAGCCTGCTCGCACGTGGTCAGGTGGGTCGTCTTGCGGTGTCGATCCAGGGGGAGCCCGACATCTTCCCCATCAACTACGTGACCGACGGACCGCACGTGCTGTTCCGCACGGCGCCCGGGTCGAAGCTCGCGGAGCTCTCGGCCAACCCCCGCATCGCGTTCGAGGTCGACGAGTACGACGACGACGGTGCCGCGAGCGTGGTGTTCAAAGGAACGGCGACCCGGCTCGAACTGCAGAGCGAGATCGACGCGGCCGAGGCTCTGCCGCTCACACCCTGGATCCCGACCCTCAAATACCGCTGGGTCCGGCTCTCACCGACGTCGATCACCGGCCGGCGCTTCCAGCGCGGCCCGGAGCCCGACCGGTACGACGCCGCCGCGAACGACCAGTGGACGTGA
- the arsA gene encoding arsenical pump-driving ATPase: MRFLANAPRFLFFTGKGGVGKTSVACATAVHLATVGQRVLLVSTDPASNLGQVFGIAIGNAVTGIASVPGLDALEIDPAQAADAYRERIIGPLRGLLPESEIAGVIEGLSGSCTTEVASFDEFTQLLTDDAAYGRYDHILFDTAPTGHTIRLLQLPGSWTRFLSTGGNASCLGPLAGLDKHRATYAAAVSALTDPDRTRLILVTRPQPSALKEIDRTFAELTAIGMTNAFVVINGVLPERAGDEPIAVALRRREAAALSAVPAAIADLPRDVLELKARDVVGLEAVRTFFDPELADEAVGDAAETAVLPDAPLVALVDEIERDGRGLVMCMGKGGVGKTTVAAAVALALANRGHEVLLTTTDPAAHLDDTLGAAVDGLTVTRIDPDIALEQYRAHVMATKGKELDESGRAALAEDLMSPCTAEVAVFHQFSRAIHDSRRKFVVMDTAPTGHTLLLLDTAGSYHREIARQMGAVNMAYSTPLMRLQNPAQTKILLVTLAETTPVLEATGLQDDLERAGIHPWAWVANNSIAATHPRSPFLRTRARNEVAQIDRIQELTDRIAIVPLLPDEPIGVARLSALTGGIPQGVEDRPTTHAVTP, translated from the coding sequence ATGAGATTCCTCGCGAACGCACCACGGTTCTTGTTCTTCACCGGCAAGGGCGGCGTCGGCAAGACGTCGGTCGCGTGCGCCACGGCCGTCCACCTCGCGACCGTGGGGCAGCGCGTCCTGCTCGTGAGCACTGATCCCGCGTCCAACCTCGGCCAGGTGTTCGGCATCGCGATCGGCAACGCCGTCACGGGGATCGCGTCGGTTCCCGGCCTCGATGCGCTGGAGATCGATCCCGCGCAAGCGGCCGACGCCTATCGGGAGCGCATCATCGGGCCCCTCCGAGGGCTGCTGCCCGAATCGGAGATCGCCGGGGTCATCGAAGGGCTCTCGGGTTCGTGCACCACCGAGGTCGCATCCTTTGATGAGTTCACGCAGCTTCTGACGGACGACGCCGCATACGGGCGATACGACCACATCCTCTTCGACACCGCTCCTACCGGCCACACCATCCGACTCCTGCAGTTGCCCGGATCGTGGACGCGGTTCCTCTCGACCGGCGGAAACGCGTCGTGCCTTGGTCCCCTCGCCGGACTGGACAAGCACCGGGCAACGTACGCAGCGGCGGTGTCTGCGCTCACCGATCCCGACCGCACCCGGCTGATCCTGGTCACCCGCCCGCAACCGTCCGCGCTCAAGGAGATCGACCGCACGTTCGCCGAGCTGACCGCGATCGGCATGACGAACGCGTTCGTCGTGATCAACGGCGTCCTCCCCGAGAGAGCCGGCGACGAGCCGATCGCGGTGGCGCTGCGTCGTCGGGAGGCCGCCGCGCTGTCGGCCGTTCCGGCGGCGATCGCCGATCTGCCCCGTGATGTTCTGGAGCTCAAGGCCCGCGACGTCGTCGGCCTCGAAGCGGTCCGCACGTTCTTCGACCCCGAACTCGCCGATGAGGCGGTGGGGGATGCCGCCGAGACCGCCGTTCTGCCGGACGCGCCCCTGGTCGCCCTCGTGGATGAGATCGAGCGCGACGGGCGTGGTCTGGTGATGTGCATGGGCAAGGGCGGTGTCGGCAAGACGACCGTCGCCGCTGCCGTCGCCCTCGCCCTGGCCAACCGCGGTCACGAGGTGCTCCTGACCACCACCGATCCGGCCGCCCACCTCGACGACACGCTCGGCGCAGCGGTCGACGGCCTCACCGTGACACGGATCGACCCCGACATCGCACTCGAGCAGTACCGTGCGCACGTCATGGCGACGAAGGGGAAGGAGTTGGACGAATCGGGACGCGCGGCGTTGGCCGAGGACCTGATGTCGCCGTGCACCGCGGAGGTCGCGGTCTTCCACCAGTTCTCTCGGGCGATACACGACTCCCGACGGAAGTTCGTCGTGATGGACACCGCACCGACCGGACACACCCTGCTGCTCCTCGACACCGCCGGCTCGTACCATCGCGAGATCGCCCGCCAGATGGGAGCCGTGAACATGGCCTATTCGACGCCGTTGATGCGACTTCAAAACCCCGCACAGACGAAGATCCTTCTGGTGACGCTCGCCGAGACGACGCCTGTGCTGGAAGCGACGGGGCTGCAGGACGACCTGGAACGTGCCGGCATCCACCCCTGGGCGTGGGTGGCGAACAACTCGATCGCCGCGACGCACCCCCGCTCGCCGTTCCTGCGGACGCGAGCCCGCAACGAAGTCGCGCAGATCGACCGCATTCAGGAACTGACCGATCGCATCGCGATCGTCCCGCTGCTGCCCGACGAGCCGATCGGCGTCGCGCGGCTGTCGGCGTTGACAGGCGGGATTCCGCAGGGCGTTGAAGATCGCCCGACGACACACGCCGTCACACCCTGA
- a CDS encoding sugar ABC transporter permease — translation MSFTAAAPDAPAAPGPAIVPIAPRPSRSSRCRDRRPAGRRSILNRLTPYLFIAAAVGLLLLLTYLPAANMLWYSLTDWDGIDKEQNFIGLQNYLEVFTNPRVFGVFFVSIYYFIGAFVQMAIALYFAALLSTRTRFSNFFRGVLFFPYLINGVAIGFVFLYLFQPGGTLDTVLGWFGMADTPQWLGDPNVANFSLAGTSVWRYTGMNFVLFLGAMQSIPRELYEAAEIDGANDWQQFWALTFPGIRRIIGLSFILAVAGSLSVFEIPFIMTGGANGTSTFVIQTLQTAFTFRQVGLASAMAIVLLAIVLIVTWVQRRVFPDEKVDLT, via the coding sequence ATGTCGTTCACCGCCGCAGCCCCCGACGCTCCCGCCGCGCCGGGCCCCGCCATCGTCCCGATCGCCCCGCGGCCGTCGCGCAGCAGCCGGTGCCGTGACCGCCGCCCGGCCGGCCGGCGCAGCATCCTGAATCGACTGACGCCCTATCTCTTCATCGCGGCCGCCGTCGGTCTGCTGCTTCTGTTGACCTACCTGCCCGCAGCCAACATGCTCTGGTACAGCCTCACCGACTGGGACGGCATCGACAAAGAGCAGAACTTCATCGGACTGCAGAACTACCTCGAGGTGTTCACCAACCCTCGCGTGTTCGGGGTCTTCTTCGTCAGCATCTATTACTTCATCGGCGCCTTCGTGCAGATGGCGATCGCGCTCTACTTCGCCGCGCTCCTGTCGACCCGCACGCGGTTCTCGAACTTCTTCCGCGGGGTGCTCTTCTTCCCCTACCTCATCAACGGCGTCGCCATCGGATTCGTCTTCCTCTACCTCTTCCAGCCCGGCGGCACGCTCGACACCGTGCTCGGCTGGTTCGGCATGGCCGACACTCCGCAGTGGCTCGGCGACCCGAACGTGGCGAACTTCTCTCTGGCCGGCACGAGCGTGTGGCGCTACACCGGTATGAACTTCGTGCTCTTCCTCGGCGCGATGCAGTCGATCCCCCGCGAGCTGTACGAGGCTGCCGAGATCGACGGCGCGAACGACTGGCAGCAGTTCTGGGCGCTGACCTTCCCCGGCATCCGTCGGATCATCGGGCTGAGCTTCATCCTCGCCGTCGCCGGCAGCCTCTCGGTGTTCGAGATCCCCTTCATCATGACCGGCGGGGCCAATGGCACCTCGACCTTCGTCATCCAGACCTTGCAGACGGCGTTCACATTCCGGCAGGTCGGGCTGGCGTCGGCCATGGCGATCGTTCTCCTGGCGATCGTGCTCATCGTGACCTGGGTGCAGCGAAGAGTGTTCCCCGACGAGAAGGTGGACCTGACATGA
- a CDS encoding LacI family DNA-binding transcriptional regulator translates to MTSQRATVEDVARLAHVSAKTVSRVFSQRELVAPETAERVLAAAKRLRFRPNALAQGLRRGGRTRTMGLIIGELGNPFYYKVASGIERVLREEGYGLVLATTDDTEEGEEQVAETLLGQRIDALLLIPVSRDQGYLEGERQLGTAVVSVDRPARNLIADSVVLANRAGVADATSRLIAHGHRRIAYVCNPAAVYSQEERLAGRRAALAAAGIDDAARWELLADDPAEPPERLVGQLLDAAEPPTAIIAGNNRMTIGALRALRARGDDTTALIGFDDFDTADLMGVTVISYDPVDLGRQAARLALERIEDPTGFSRQIELPTWIMERGTGERPPRARG, encoded by the coding sequence GTGACGTCGCAGCGCGCAACCGTCGAAGACGTGGCGCGGTTGGCGCACGTCAGCGCCAAGACCGTGTCGAGGGTGTTCAGTCAGCGCGAGCTCGTGGCGCCCGAGACGGCCGAGCGGGTGCTCGCGGCGGCCAAGCGCCTGCGCTTCCGCCCGAACGCCCTCGCCCAGGGGCTGCGCCGCGGCGGCAGAACGCGCACCATGGGCCTCATCATCGGCGAGCTCGGCAACCCGTTCTATTACAAGGTCGCCTCAGGTATCGAACGCGTTCTGCGCGAGGAGGGATACGGACTGGTGCTCGCCACGACCGACGACACCGAGGAGGGGGAGGAGCAGGTCGCCGAGACGCTCCTCGGGCAGCGTATCGACGCACTGCTGCTCATCCCTGTCAGCCGCGACCAGGGCTATCTCGAGGGGGAGCGGCAGCTCGGCACGGCCGTCGTCAGCGTGGACCGACCGGCGCGCAACCTCATCGCCGACTCGGTGGTGCTCGCCAACCGCGCAGGCGTGGCGGATGCGACATCCCGGCTCATCGCCCACGGCCACCGTCGCATCGCGTACGTGTGCAACCCGGCAGCGGTGTACTCGCAGGAGGAGCGGCTCGCCGGACGCCGCGCGGCGCTCGCCGCCGCGGGGATAGATGACGCCGCACGGTGGGAGCTCTTGGCGGACGATCCCGCTGAGCCGCCCGAGCGACTGGTGGGCCAGCTGCTCGATGCAGCCGAACCGCCGACGGCGATCATCGCGGGCAACAACCGCATGACGATCGGGGCGCTGCGCGCCCTGCGTGCCCGAGGCGACGACACCACCGCCCTGATCGGGTTCGACGACTTCGACACCGCCGACCTCATGGGGGTCACGGTGATCTCGTACGACCCGGTCGATCTCGGCCGGCAGGCCGCCCGCTTGGCGCTCGAGCGGATCGAGGACCCCACCGGGTTCAGTCGTCAGATCGAACTGCCGACGTGGATCATGGAGCGCGGCACCGGGGAGCGGCCACCACGCGCGCGGGGATGA
- the ppsA gene encoding phosphoenolpyruvate synthase translates to MMAAAGVSNVIPLSEIGMADLPQVGGKNASLGEMISRLASSGVRVPGGFATTAQAYRAFLAADGLAARITRMLAELDVSDVAALARAGAEIRAMIGAQPLPADLERDIRDAFAAVVEDAGGTDITWAVRSSATAEDLPDASFAGQQETFLHIAGVENILAAIKRVFASLYNDRAIAYRVHQGFAHSDVALSASVQRMVRSDIGASGVIFTVDTESGFRDSVLVTSAYGLGEAVVQGAVNPDEFLVYKPGLRAGRPAILRRRLGEKAIALRFATESTVGHSTSFEDVPDSARSRFSITDDDVSELARSALVIEEHYGRPMDIEWARDGQEGRLYILQARPETVVSREDAVTLDRFVLREHGDLLISGRAIGRRIGVGRVRVMSSAEHMERVQDGDVIVADMTDPDWEPVMKKAAAIITDRGGRTCHAAIVARELGIPAVVGTVTATRELTDGTLVTVSCSDGDEGHVFAGRADFSEEHTRIDRMPPIPVELMMNVGAPDQAFAFAALPNAGVGLARLEFIINELIGIHPQALLDVAALDEPLRAEIMLRTSPYGGPREFFVRRLAEGVSTIAAAFAPKPVIVRTSDFKTNEYAHLLGGERYEPQEENPMLGWRGASRYVTDRFADCFAMECDALRHVRDAMGLTNVKIMVPFVRTVDEAAAVERVLAENGLRRGENGLEVLMMCEIPSNALLADRFLDHFDGFSIGSNDMTQLVLGVDRDSDLVAAAFDERNPAVLSVLQMAIEACSRRGKYVGICGQGPSDHPDLADWLVSHDIGSISLNPDSIIETWLSLAKREAR, encoded by the coding sequence ATGATGGCCGCAGCAGGAGTGAGCAACGTCATCCCACTGTCCGAGATCGGGATGGCGGACCTGCCCCAGGTGGGGGGGAAGAACGCCTCCCTCGGCGAGATGATCTCGCGCCTGGCCTCGAGCGGCGTGCGGGTGCCGGGCGGGTTCGCCACCACGGCGCAGGCCTACCGTGCCTTCCTCGCGGCAGACGGACTCGCGGCTCGGATCACGCGGATGCTGGCGGAGCTCGACGTGTCCGACGTCGCGGCGCTCGCCCGAGCCGGAGCCGAGATCCGTGCGATGATCGGCGCCCAGCCCCTTCCGGCCGATCTCGAACGCGACATCCGCGACGCCTTCGCCGCCGTCGTCGAAGATGCCGGGGGCACCGACATCACCTGGGCGGTCCGTTCGTCGGCGACCGCCGAGGACCTGCCGGATGCGTCCTTCGCCGGGCAGCAGGAGACCTTTCTGCACATCGCCGGCGTCGAGAACATCCTCGCGGCGATCAAGAGGGTGTTCGCCTCGCTCTACAACGATCGCGCGATCGCCTATCGGGTGCACCAGGGGTTCGCGCACTCCGATGTGGCGCTGTCGGCGAGCGTGCAGCGCATGGTGCGCTCCGACATCGGCGCGTCGGGTGTGATCTTCACCGTCGACACCGAGTCGGGTTTCCGCGACAGCGTCCTCGTCACCAGTGCCTATGGACTGGGGGAGGCGGTGGTGCAGGGGGCCGTCAACCCGGATGAGTTCCTGGTGTACAAGCCCGGGCTCCGGGCGGGCCGGCCCGCGATCCTCCGCCGGCGCCTCGGCGAGAAGGCCATCGCCCTTCGGTTCGCCACCGAGAGCACCGTCGGACACAGCACGTCGTTCGAGGACGTTCCCGACAGCGCGCGCTCGCGGTTCAGCATCACCGATGACGATGTCTCCGAACTCGCACGATCCGCGCTCGTGATCGAGGAGCACTACGGCCGGCCGATGGACATCGAGTGGGCCCGCGACGGGCAGGAGGGGCGCCTGTACATCTTGCAGGCGCGCCCGGAGACGGTCGTGTCGCGGGAGGATGCCGTGACCCTCGACCGCTTCGTGCTGCGCGAGCACGGCGACCTTCTCATCTCGGGTCGCGCGATCGGTCGCCGCATCGGTGTGGGGCGCGTGCGGGTGATGTCGTCGGCAGAACACATGGAACGGGTGCAGGACGGCGATGTGATCGTGGCCGACATGACCGACCCCGACTGGGAGCCGGTGATGAAGAAGGCCGCCGCGATCATCACCGACCGCGGCGGTCGCACCTGTCACGCCGCGATCGTCGCGCGCGAGCTCGGCATCCCCGCCGTCGTCGGCACGGTCACCGCCACCCGCGAGCTGACCGACGGGACGCTCGTCACGGTCAGCTGCAGCGACGGCGACGAGGGGCACGTGTTCGCCGGACGTGCGGACTTCTCAGAGGAGCACACGCGAATCGATCGGATGCCGCCCATTCCGGTCGAGCTGATGATGAACGTGGGCGCACCCGATCAGGCATTCGCCTTCGCCGCGCTCCCCAACGCCGGGGTGGGGCTCGCCCGACTGGAGTTCATCATCAATGAACTCATCGGCATCCACCCGCAGGCGCTGCTGGACGTCGCGGCGCTGGACGAACCGCTGCGCGCGGAGATCATGCTCCGCACGAGCCCCTACGGCGGGCCGCGGGAGTTCTTCGTCCGGCGCCTCGCCGAGGGCGTCTCGACCATCGCGGCCGCGTTCGCACCCAAACCGGTGATCGTCCGCACGAGCGACTTCAAGACCAACGAGTACGCGCATCTGCTCGGAGGCGAGCGATACGAGCCGCAGGAGGAGAACCCGATGCTCGGGTGGCGGGGAGCGTCGCGCTACGTCACCGACCGGTTCGCCGACTGCTTCGCCATGGAATGCGACGCGCTGCGCCACGTCCGTGACGCCATGGGTCTGACGAACGTGAAGATCATGGTCCCGTTCGTCCGCACGGTCGATGAGGCCGCAGCCGTCGAGCGGGTGCTCGCCGAGAATGGCCTGCGCCGCGGTGAGAACGGCCTCGAGGTCCTGATGATGTGCGAGATCCCGTCGAACGCCCTGCTCGCCGATCGCTTCCTCGACCACTTCGACGGCTTCTCCATCGGGTCCAACGACATGACCCAGCTCGTCCTCGGCGTCGATCGGGATTCCGATCTCGTCGCGGCGGCCTTCGACGAGCGGAACCCCGCCGTGCTCAGCGTGCTCCAGATGGCGATCGAGGCGTGCAGTCGGCGAGGGAAGTACGTCGGCATCTGCGGACAGGGCCCGTCGGATCATCCTGATCTCGCTGACTGGCTCGTCAGCCACGACATCGGATCGATCTCCCTCAACCCCGACAGCATCATCGAGACGTGGTTGTCGTTGGCGAAGCGCGAAGCCCGATGA
- a CDS encoding universal stress protein, translating to MERILLGYDASDGADAALDWVTDRALSRRARVEVVIVTNPFLQDQPRAEDDLARAEHRLRAANPTLPIETERIDGLMPRALTDAAADADLLVIGVDTDSSIREALHGWMSLRVSATATVPTCIVPSGWSEKSGPITVGLASDPSSDAALTFAASESAAAGESLRIVHAWLGPIPATTVSSQRDVRTQHMQLMDRAVERVQGVAPDLAVDRVLIHDNAASALSIAASDSSLMVLGTHGRGVLAGGFFGSVGQDLIGRLEVPIIVVPSGR from the coding sequence ATGGAACGCATTCTTCTGGGTTACGACGCCAGCGACGGAGCAGACGCTGCGCTCGACTGGGTCACCGATCGCGCACTGAGCCGTCGGGCGCGCGTGGAGGTCGTCATCGTGACCAACCCGTTTCTCCAGGATCAGCCGCGGGCCGAGGACGACCTCGCCCGCGCCGAGCACCGTCTCCGCGCGGCGAACCCCACACTCCCGATCGAGACGGAGCGCATCGACGGCCTGATGCCGCGCGCCCTGACCGACGCCGCGGCAGACGCGGACCTCCTGGTGATCGGCGTCGATACCGACAGCTCCATCCGCGAAGCACTGCACGGATGGATGTCGCTTCGCGTGAGTGCGACGGCGACCGTGCCCACCTGCATCGTCCCTTCAGGATGGTCCGAGAAGAGCGGACCGATCACGGTGGGCCTCGCGTCGGACCCGTCGAGCGATGCGGCGCTGACCTTCGCCGCATCCGAGTCGGCCGCCGCGGGTGAGAGCCTTCGTATCGTCCACGCATGGTTGGGCCCGATCCCCGCAACGACCGTATCCTCCCAGCGCGACGTGCGAACGCAGCATATGCAGCTCATGGACCGGGCCGTCGAGCGAGTTCAGGGGGTTGCTCCCGACCTCGCGGTCGATCGTGTGCTCATCCACGACAACGCCGCGTCCGCCCTGAGCATCGCCGCGAGTGACAGCTCGCTGATGGTGCTGGGCACCCACGGGCGGGGAGTGCTGGCCGGGGGGTTCTTCGGTTCGGTCGGGCAAGACCTCATCGGCCGTCTCGAGGTTCCCATCATCGTCGTGCCATCGGGTCGCTGA
- a CDS encoding ABC transporter substrate-binding protein: MRRKTIAIASLGVVSALALAGCAGGAGADDPDNTIDGEVQGEVTFVTWRTDLVQDGTFEAYAEQFTEMYPDASVTFEGITDYEGEMRTRLSTESYGDVLGIPNSVQPDQFADYFEPLGQTDDLESTYRFLAPKSFDGVQYGLALGGNANGLVYNTAVFEEAGVTEVPKTEEEFLAALQAIEENTDAIPMYTNYKDGWPLSQWTSNIGAPSGDADAMNAMTTEDAPWTEGTDIYAIDSLIFDAVAGGYTEDDPLTTNWEQSKVDFATGKIGVMGLGSWAISQLQAAAEDNGESADVVGYMTFPATASDGTQYAMVGGDYNLGINVNSDVKAAAKAWIDFLLEESGFTETQGMVSALTADPLPSNLGGLEEEGVELLELSPAPAGEESLVNDIADGAQIDLYGNIYRQKLVDIARGAADGDKESYFEELNTAWADSRAQVG, translated from the coding sequence ATGAGGCGCAAGACGATTGCGATCGCCTCCCTCGGGGTGGTGAGCGCACTGGCACTGGCCGGCTGCGCGGGTGGCGCGGGGGCCGACGACCCCGACAACACCATCGACGGTGAGGTGCAGGGCGAGGTGACCTTCGTGACCTGGCGCACCGACCTGGTGCAGGACGGCACCTTCGAGGCCTACGCCGAGCAGTTCACCGAGATGTACCCCGACGCCTCGGTCACCTTCGAGGGCATCACCGACTACGAGGGTGAGATGCGCACCCGCCTGTCGACGGAGAGCTACGGCGACGTGCTGGGAATCCCCAACAGCGTGCAGCCCGACCAGTTCGCCGACTACTTCGAGCCGCTCGGCCAGACCGACGACCTCGAAAGCACGTACCGGTTCCTGGCCCCGAAGAGCTTCGACGGGGTGCAGTACGGTCTGGCTCTCGGAGGCAACGCCAACGGCCTGGTCTACAACACCGCCGTCTTCGAAGAGGCGGGCGTCACCGAGGTTCCCAAGACCGAGGAGGAGTTCCTCGCGGCACTGCAGGCGATCGAGGAGAACACCGACGCCATCCCGATGTACACGAACTACAAGGATGGCTGGCCGCTGAGCCAGTGGACCAGCAACATCGGAGCCCCGAGCGGCGATGCCGACGCGATGAACGCGATGACCACGGAGGATGCTCCCTGGACCGAGGGCACCGACATCTACGCCATCGACTCGCTCATCTTCGACGCCGTCGCCGGCGGGTACACCGAAGACGACCCGCTCACCACCAACTGGGAGCAGTCGAAGGTCGACTTCGCCACCGGCAAGATCGGCGTGATGGGACTCGGATCGTGGGCGATCTCGCAGCTGCAGGCCGCCGCGGAAGACAACGGCGAGTCCGCGGATGTCGTGGGCTACATGACCTTCCCCGCCACCGCGTCCGACGGCACCCAGTACGCCATGGTCGGCGGCGACTACAACCTCGGCATCAACGTCAACTCCGACGTGAAGGCCGCGGCGAAGGCCTGGATCGACTTCCTCCTGGAGGAGTCGGGCTTCACCGAGACGCAGGGCATGGTCTCCGCGCTGACGGCCGATCCGCTGCCGTCGAACCTCGGCGGACTGGAGGAAGAGGGCGTCGAGCTGCTCGAACTCAGCCCCGCCCCCGCCGGCGAAGAGTCGCTCGTCAACGACATCGCCGACGGCGCGCAGATCGACCTCTACGGCAACATCTACCGCCAGAAGCTCGTCGACATCGCCCGTGGCGCCGCCGACGGCGATAAGGAGTCGTACTTCGAGGAACTGAACACCGCGTGGGCCGACTCCCGCGCTCAGGTGGGCTGA
- a CDS encoding YafY family protein: protein MSDTTTRALALLNLLQTHRHWPGTELAARLGVTERTVRRDVERLRDLGYRIESTPGITGGYRLEAGSAVPPLLLTDEEAVAMAIGLRVAASQRLVSGPETTLTALAKLEQVLPAPLRRRVTALADAVQPAGIQSGAAVSSEVLGELALAIRDHERVRFDYTSMTGAETRRRVEPHALAPADRHWYLLCWDLERDDWRTFRVDRLARVEHTRVLFEPRPLTPDEVEDFILVARAWTRQPVEADAVIDLPFEVMKEHFGIWGQGATEEDAAHTRWPVGGADFRETMYGLSWIPAGVDYTTDLAEPSRSELREVLERMLRALDAPPPPARAPGR, encoded by the coding sequence ATGTCCGACACGACCACCCGCGCGCTCGCACTGCTGAATCTCCTGCAGACGCATCGGCACTGGCCCGGCACCGAACTCGCCGCGCGGCTCGGCGTGACCGAGCGGACCGTGCGCAGAGACGTCGAGCGGCTCCGCGACCTCGGCTACCGCATCGAGTCGACGCCCGGCATCACCGGCGGCTACCGCCTCGAGGCCGGGAGCGCGGTGCCGCCGCTCCTCCTCACCGACGAGGAGGCCGTGGCGATGGCGATCGGGCTGCGCGTCGCCGCATCGCAGCGACTGGTCAGCGGCCCCGAGACGACCCTCACGGCTCTGGCGAAGCTCGAGCAGGTGCTGCCTGCCCCGCTCCGCCGCCGGGTGACGGCATTGGCCGACGCGGTGCAGCCGGCGGGGATCCAGTCGGGCGCGGCGGTGTCGAGCGAGGTGCTCGGCGAACTGGCGCTGGCGATCCGCGACCACGAGCGCGTGCGATTCGACTACACCTCGATGACCGGCGCCGAGACCCGCCGCCGGGTCGAACCGCATGCCCTCGCCCCCGCCGACCGGCACTGGTACCTGCTCTGCTGGGACCTCGAGCGCGACGACTGGCGCACCTTCCGCGTCGATCGGCTCGCGCGGGTCGAGCACACCCGGGTGCTCTTCGAGCCGCGGCCGTTGACCCCCGACGAGGTGGAGGACTTCATCCTCGTCGCCCGGGCGTGGACGCGGCAGCCCGTCGAGGCCGACGCCGTCATCGACCTGCCGTTCGAGGTGATGAAGGAGCACTTCGGCATCTGGGGGCAGGGCGCCACCGAAGAGGATGCTGCGCACACGCGGTGGCCCGTCGGTGGCGCCGACTTCCGCGAGACCATGTACGGCCTGTCGTGGATCCCGGCGGGGGTGGACTACACGACCGACCTCGCCGAGCCGTCGCGCTCCGAGCTGCGCGAGGTGCTCGAGCGGATGCTGCGCGCCCTCGACGCTCCTCCCCCGCCCGCTCGCGCTCCCGGTCGGTGA
- a CDS encoding universal stress protein: protein MQQKVVVGVTDAAVSRRAVDWAVDRAAARGDRLELLSIVDGAVGVGDEGDVVGWAQEWKEDVLRNEAERVRARGVPVEIRLERGKPIERLIDASKDASLLVIGSDYRGTESQPARGPHGIRITAGAHCPVAVVPDLDLTGRSGVIVGVDGSEASEAAIVFAAAEADRSGEALTAVMSWSPIAIPLSVRSYPDGYLRNMQSLTEEALGISMSGISQQYPDLEVRRVVESSDRPETVINRLASGARLTVIGSHGRSRLARFLLGSTSQQVLLRLATATVVVR, encoded by the coding sequence GTGCAGCAGAAGGTGGTGGTCGGGGTCACGGATGCGGCGGTGTCGCGTCGTGCCGTGGACTGGGCGGTAGACAGAGCAGCCGCGCGGGGAGATCGGCTCGAGCTGCTGTCGATCGTCGACGGGGCCGTCGGCGTCGGCGACGAAGGCGACGTGGTCGGCTGGGCGCAGGAGTGGAAAGAAGACGTGCTCAGGAACGAAGCCGAGCGCGTCCGCGCACGCGGAGTACCCGTGGAGATACGCCTCGAACGCGGCAAGCCGATCGAACGATTGATCGACGCGTCGAAGGACGCGTCCCTGCTGGTCATCGGCAGCGACTACCGCGGAACCGAGTCGCAACCGGCGCGGGGTCCGCACGGGATCCGCATCACGGCCGGCGCGCACTGCCCGGTCGCGGTGGTTCCCGATCTCGACCTCACCGGCCGGTCCGGCGTCATCGTCGGGGTCGACGGCTCAGAAGCATCCGAGGCCGCGATCGTCTTCGCCGCCGCCGAAGCGGACCGATCGGGCGAGGCGCTGACGGCGGTGATGAGCTGGTCCCCCATCGCCATTCCCCTGTCTGTCCGGTCGTATCCCGACGGCTATCTGCGGAACATGCAGTCGCTGACCGAAGAGGCGCTCGGCATATCGATGTCCGGGATCTCGCAGCAGTATCCCGACCTGGAGGTGCGCCGTGTCGTGGAGAGCAGCGACAGACCCGAGACGGTGATCAATCGGCTCGCCTCCGGCGCCCGGCTCACCGTCATCGGTTCGCACGGCCGCAGCCGGCTCGCGCGTTTCCTCCTCGGATCCACCAGCCAGCAGGTCCTCCTCCGGCTCGCCACCGCGACGGTGGTCGTGCGATGA